The following proteins are co-located in the Candidatus Methanomethylophilaceae archaeon genome:
- the lonB gene encoding ATP-dependent protease LonB, with protein sequence MKEKDVERSKISVEEWAEQQTFDTTADIRIPDSMTDRVIGQDDAVEVMRKAASQKRHVMLIGEPGTGKSMLANSMVESLSSEDLQDIVAYNNPEDNNEPRIRVFPAGKGKTLVAEQKAAAAARKNQSNTMWVYACMALIILGLVGSFIFNNFMIALAAMLGAFIIIMLFRTPMQTKNEDALVPKLLVGHDAGEMPPFVDATGTHAGALLGDVRHDPFQSGGLETPSHSRIEAGAIHKANKGVLYIDEINVLKMESQQALLTAMQEKQMSITGQSERSSGALVKSEPVPCDFILVCAGNLDAIKGMHPALRSRIRGYGYEVYMRSTMHDTDENRLNIARFVAQEVKKDGKIPHFDRFAVAEIVREAQRRSGRKGELTLRMRELGGLVRVAGDIAYQRGSPSVTMGDVVAARRSARSIEQQIADRYIENSAAYSMFKTSGSEIGMINGLAALNASSNMAEYSGIVLPIVAEVSPSQVRKGGRIIATGQLGTIAKEAVDNISAVIKKYTMTSLSDSDIHLQYIGTYDGVEGDSASITMATVIISALERIPIRQDLAMTGSLSVRGMVLPVGGVTAKLEAAAASGIKIALIPKDNAKDVMVESRFYKTMDIYTVETLRDVFEYAFVDCPMKQQYLDKLLPLNESGGSTVKRIEPPVEYVYHNPPPEAPAQKKPPEEPPIPEPVSKSAPSPSAPPSGYTSAGNIEDDLGKGTKDPLKPFRG encoded by the coding sequence ATGAAAGAGAAAGACGTTGAGAGGTCAAAGATTTCCGTCGAGGAGTGGGCGGAACAGCAGACCTTCGATACCACGGCCGACATAAGGATCCCCGATTCCATGACGGATCGCGTGATCGGACAGGACGATGCCGTGGAAGTCATGCGGAAGGCGGCCTCTCAGAAAAGGCATGTGATGCTCATAGGCGAGCCTGGGACGGGGAAATCCATGCTCGCTAACTCCATGGTCGAAAGCCTTTCTTCCGAGGATCTCCAAGATATAGTCGCTTACAACAATCCTGAGGATAACAATGAGCCCAGGATCAGGGTATTCCCCGCCGGTAAGGGCAAGACGCTTGTCGCTGAGCAGAAAGCCGCCGCGGCCGCCAGGAAGAACCAGTCCAACACGATGTGGGTCTATGCCTGCATGGCGCTGATAATACTCGGTCTGGTGGGTTCTTTCATATTCAACAATTTCATGATCGCGCTGGCGGCGATGCTGGGCGCATTCATCATAATAATGCTGTTCAGGACCCCTATGCAGACGAAGAACGAGGATGCACTTGTTCCCAAGCTTCTTGTCGGCCATGACGCCGGAGAGATGCCGCCGTTCGTGGATGCCACAGGTACCCATGCCGGAGCTTTATTGGGCGATGTCAGGCACGATCCTTTCCAATCAGGCGGCCTTGAGACCCCGTCCCACAGCAGGATAGAGGCTGGAGCCATCCACAAAGCCAACAAGGGTGTCCTGTACATCGATGAGATCAACGTCCTCAAGATGGAATCCCAGCAGGCTCTCCTCACTGCCATGCAGGAGAAGCAGATGAGCATTACCGGACAGTCCGAGAGGTCTTCCGGCGCTCTCGTCAAATCCGAGCCTGTGCCATGCGATTTCATCCTCGTCTGCGCAGGCAACTTGGATGCGATCAAAGGGATGCACCCCGCCCTGAGATCGAGGATCAGAGGTTACGGTTACGAGGTGTACATGCGCAGCACCATGCACGACACCGACGAGAACCGTCTCAACATAGCGCGTTTCGTGGCCCAGGAAGTCAAGAAAGATGGCAAGATCCCCCATTTCGACAGATTTGCCGTGGCTGAGATCGTCAGGGAGGCCCAGCGCCGTTCCGGAAGGAAAGGAGAGCTCACCCTCAGGATGAGAGAGCTCGGAGGTCTCGTCCGTGTGGCCGGGGATATCGCATATCAGAGAGGTTCCCCCTCTGTGACCATGGGCGATGTCGTAGCCGCGCGCAGATCCGCCCGCAGCATCGAGCAGCAGATCGCAGACAGATATATCGAGAACAGCGCCGCTTATTCCATGTTCAAGACGTCCGGCAGCGAGATTGGAATGATCAACGGCCTTGCCGCGCTCAACGCCAGCTCCAACATGGCCGAATACTCGGGAATCGTTCTCCCCATCGTCGCAGAGGTATCGCCTTCCCAAGTCCGCAAGGGAGGCCGCATCATCGCAACCGGTCAGCTGGGCACCATCGCCAAAGAAGCCGTCGACAACATCTCGGCGGTCATCAAGAAATACACGATGACCAGCCTCTCCGATAGCGACATCCATCTCCAATACATCGGAACTTATGACGGAGTCGAGGGAGACAGCGCTTCCATCACGATGGCTACGGTCATAATCTCTGCGCTGGAGAGGATACCGATCCGCCAGGATCTGGCGATGACCGGTTCCCTGAGCGTCAGAGGAATGGTCCTGCCCGTGGGCGGAGTCACAGCCAAATTGGAGGCTGCGGCCGCTTCCGGAATCAAAATCGCGCTCATACCCAAGGACAACGCCAAGGACGTCATGGTCGAGAGCAGATTCTACAAGACCATGGACATATACACCGTCGAAACCCTCAGAGACGTCTTCGAGTATGCTTTCGTGGATTGCCCTATGAAGCAGCAGTACCTCGACAAGCTCCTTCCGCTCAACGAAAGCGGCGGGTCCACGGTCAAGAGAATCGAGCCTCCCGTGGAATACGTCTACCACAACCCTCCTCCCGAGGCTCCCGCCCAGAAGAAGCCTC